One segment of Nostoc piscinale CENA21 DNA contains the following:
- a CDS encoding NAD(+) kinase has product MQLKQVIIAYKARDSQSKRWAEICAKQLENRGCHVLMGPSGPKDNPYPVFLASSNQPIDMALVLGGDGTVLTSARHLAPAGIPILGVNVGGHLGFLTESVDEFQDTEKVWDRLLEDRYAIQRRMMLQAAVYEGHRTNLEPVTERYLSLNEFCVKPASADRMITSILEMEIDGEVVDQYVGDGLIISTPTGSTGYTVSANGPIMHDGMEAVTITPICPMSLSSRPLVLPPGVVVSIWPLGDYDLSTKLWMDGVLSTSIWPGHRVDVRMAECRAKFIVLRENNSYYQTLREKLLWAGTRVRYSNNHRN; this is encoded by the coding sequence GTGCAACTCAAGCAGGTAATCATTGCTTATAAGGCGCGAGATTCTCAAAGTAAACGCTGGGCAGAAATTTGTGCCAAGCAACTAGAAAATCGCGGTTGTCATGTACTTATGGGGCCTAGCGGGCCAAAAGATAACCCTTACCCGGTATTTTTGGCATCGTCTAATCAACCAATTGACATGGCTTTAGTACTCGGTGGTGATGGTACTGTTTTAACTAGTGCCAGACATTTAGCCCCAGCTGGTATCCCCATTCTTGGCGTGAATGTGGGTGGTCATCTGGGCTTTTTAACCGAGTCTGTAGATGAATTTCAAGATACAGAAAAAGTGTGGGATCGGTTGTTGGAAGATCGTTATGCCATTCAACGGCGAATGATGCTACAAGCCGCAGTGTATGAAGGCCATCGCACGAATTTAGAACCAGTCACCGAACGCTACCTATCATTAAATGAATTTTGTGTTAAACCCGCTTCTGCCGATCGCATGATCACCTCTATCCTAGAAATGGAAATTGATGGTGAAGTAGTCGATCAGTATGTAGGAGACGGGTTGATTATTTCTACTCCTACAGGTTCCACTGGTTACACTGTTTCGGCTAATGGCCCTATCATGCACGATGGTATGGAAGCTGTCACCATTACTCCCATTTGTCCAATGAGCCTTTCTAGCCGTCCCTTGGTTTTACCGCCTGGGGTTGTGGTGAGTATTTGGCCTTTGGGCGATTACGACTTAAGTACTAAATTGTGGATGGATGGGGTGTTATCTACTTCCATTTGGCCTGGACATCGCGTTGATGTCAGGATGGCTGAGTGTCGAGCTAAATTTATTGTCTTACGCGAAAACAATTCCTATTATCAAACACTGCGCGAAAAGTTACTCTGGGCAGGTACAAGGGTTCGCTACAGTAACAATCATCGTAATTGA
- the nuoK gene encoding NADH-quinone oxidoreductase subunit NuoK, with protein sequence MQLQYFLLLAAALFCIGIYGLITSRNAVRVLMSIELLLNAVNLNLMAFSNFLDSTLIKGQVFTVFVITVAAAEAAVGLAIVLAIYRNRDTVDMEQFNLLKW encoded by the coding sequence ATGCAACTTCAGTACTTTTTATTACTGGCCGCCGCTTTGTTTTGTATCGGGATTTATGGTTTAATTACCAGTCGTAATGCTGTGCGGGTGCTGATGTCAATTGAGCTACTGCTAAATGCTGTTAACTTGAATTTAATGGCATTTTCCAACTTTCTTGACTCAACATTAATTAAAGGCCAAGTATTTACCGTATTTGTCATTACTGTGGCTGCTGCCGAAGCGGCGGTAGGTTTGGCGATCGTTTTGGCCATTTATCGCAACCGTGATACCGTCGATATGGAGCAGTTTAATCTCCTGAAGTGGTAA
- a CDS encoding NADH-quinone oxidoreductase subunit J produces MNLAEGVQIISFGVLAVMLIGAALGVVLSSSIVYSAFLLGGVFISIAGMYLLLNADFVAAAQVLIYVGAVNVLILFAIMLVNKRQDFAPFPSAGVRKVLTGVVSIGLFGLLSAMVLATPWAYSTTPVAGESSIVLIGEHFFSDFLLPFELASILLLMAMVGAIILARREYLPDQVSPSTVLTLPERPRELVSAGRDSQD; encoded by the coding sequence GTGAATCTAGCGGAAGGTGTACAGATTATTTCGTTTGGCGTACTAGCAGTAATGCTAATTGGGGCAGCACTGGGTGTAGTGTTGTCTTCCAGCATTGTTTATTCTGCCTTTTTGCTAGGAGGCGTATTTATCAGCATTGCGGGAATGTACCTGTTGCTGAATGCGGACTTTGTAGCCGCAGCCCAAGTATTGATTTATGTTGGGGCTGTTAACGTGTTAATTTTGTTCGCCATTATGCTGGTGAACAAGCGCCAAGATTTTGCCCCATTTCCTAGTGCTGGAGTGCGGAAAGTACTCACAGGTGTAGTTAGTATTGGGTTATTTGGCTTGTTGAGTGCAATGGTTTTGGCAACCCCTTGGGCATACTCCACTACTCCCGTAGCTGGTGAAAGTTCAATAGTGTTGATTGGTGAGCATTTCTTCAGCGACTTTTTATTACCTTTTGAACTGGCTTCTATTTTGTTGCTGATGGCAATGGTAGGCGCAATTATTTTGGCGCGACGTGAGTACCTGCCAGATCAAGTTTCACCCTCAACCGTTCTAACTTTGCCAGAACGCCCCAGAGAACTGGTATCAGCAGGTAGAGACAGCCAAGATTAA
- the ndhI gene encoding NAD(P)H-quinone oxidoreductase subunit I — MLKFLKQVGDYAKEAVQAGRYIGQGLSVTFDHMRRRPVTVQYPYEKLIPGERFRGRIHYEFDKCIACEVCVRVCPINLPVVDWEFEKASKKKKLKHYSIDFGVCIFCGNCVEYCPTNCLSMTEEYELSTYDRHELNYDSVALGRLPYKVTNDPMVTPLRELVYLPKGVLEPHGVPADAPRPGARPEDLAEK; from the coding sequence ATGCTAAAGTTCCTGAAGCAAGTTGGTGATTACGCCAAAGAAGCAGTCCAAGCTGGTCGTTACATCGGTCAGGGGCTATCTGTTACCTTCGACCACATGCGGCGGCGACCAGTTACCGTACAGTACCCTTACGAGAAACTCATTCCTGGAGAAAGGTTTCGCGGTAGGATTCACTATGAATTTGATAAATGTATCGCCTGCGAAGTCTGTGTGCGTGTATGTCCCATTAACTTACCTGTAGTTGATTGGGAATTTGAAAAAGCTAGCAAAAAGAAAAAGCTCAAACACTACAGCATCGACTTTGGGGTTTGTATTTTCTGTGGTAACTGTGTGGAATACTGCCCAACCAACTGTCTATCCATGACAGAAGAGTACGAACTTTCCACCTACGATCGCCATGAACTGAACTATGACAGCGTAGCTCTCGGCCGTCTGCCTTACAAAGTCACTAATGATCCAATGGTGACACCGCTACGCGAACTAGTTTATCTACCCAAGGGCGTACTCGAACCCCACGGTGTCCCCGCAGATGCACCCCGCCCTGGCGCACGCCCAGAAGACCTTGCAGAAAAATAA
- the nuoH gene encoding NADH-quinone oxidoreductase subunit NuoH, with translation MNSGIDLQGTFIKSVMDLGLPAGTAKAIWMPLPMILMLIGATVGVLVCVWLERKISAAAQQRIGPEFIGAFGLLAPVADGLKLVFKEDIVPAKSDPWLFTLGPIIVVLPVFLSYLIVPFGQNIVITNVGMGVFLWIALSSIQPIGLLMAGYASNNKYSLLGGLRAAAQSISYEIPLALSVLAIAMMSNSLSTVDIVNQQSGYGILGWNIWRQPVGFLIFWIAALAECERLPFDLPEAEEELVAGYQTEYAGMKFALFYLSSYVNLVLSALLVSVLYLGGWDFPIPISTIASLLGVSEANPVLQVVTAGLGITMTVLKAYFLVFIAILLRWTVPRVRIDQLLDLGWKFLLPVGLVNLLLTAALKLAFPVAFGG, from the coding sequence ATGAATTCAGGAATTGACCTTCAAGGAACTTTTATTAAATCCGTGATGGATTTAGGGCTACCAGCAGGCACTGCCAAAGCAATTTGGATGCCACTGCCTATGATCCTCATGCTGATTGGCGCAACTGTGGGTGTATTGGTGTGTGTATGGCTGGAACGCAAGATTTCAGCAGCAGCACAGCAGCGAATTGGCCCTGAATTTATTGGGGCTTTTGGTTTACTTGCTCCAGTCGCAGATGGTTTAAAGCTGGTGTTTAAGGAAGACATTGTACCAGCTAAATCTGATCCCTGGTTATTTACTCTCGGCCCCATCATTGTGGTATTACCAGTATTTCTGTCTTATTTGATTGTGCCGTTTGGACAGAATATCGTGATTACAAACGTGGGTATGGGGGTCTTTTTGTGGATTGCCTTGTCTAGCATTCAGCCAATTGGCTTGTTAATGGCAGGCTACGCATCCAATAATAAATACTCCCTCTTGGGGGGCTTGCGGGCAGCAGCGCAATCTATTAGTTATGAAATTCCCTTGGCGCTGAGTGTGCTGGCGATCGCTATGATGTCTAACAGCCTCAGCACCGTTGATATCGTCAATCAGCAATCTGGTTACGGCATTCTCGGCTGGAATATATGGCGACAACCTGTCGGCTTTCTCATCTTTTGGATTGCCGCTTTAGCAGAATGTGAACGCTTACCCTTCGATTTACCCGAAGCAGAAGAAGAACTCGTAGCAGGTTATCAAACTGAATACGCAGGCATGAAATTTGCTTTGTTCTACCTCAGTTCCTACGTTAACTTAGTACTTTCTGCTTTATTGGTATCAGTTCTATATTTAGGCGGTTGGGATTTTCCTATTCCTATTAGCACCATCGCTAGTTTGTTAGGTGTCAGTGAAGCTAATCCTGTCTTACAAGTAGTCACTGCTGGCTTGGGTATTACCATGACCGTACTCAAAGCCTACTTCCTAGTGTTTATCGCCATCCTCTTGCGCTGGACAGTACCCCGTGTACGCATTGACCAACTCTTAGATTTAGGATGGAAGTTTTTGTTACCAGTAGGTTTGGTTAATCTTCTATTAACCGCCGCCCTGAAATTAGCCTTTCCCGTCGCTTTTGGTGGATAG
- a CDS encoding citrate synthase, whose translation MMVCEYKPGLEGIPAAQSSISYVDGQKGILEYRGIRIEELAAKSTFLETAYLLIWGELPSKEELKAFEDEVLHHRRIKYRIRDMMKCFPESGHPMDALQASAAALGLFYSLRDLHNPAYIRDSVVRLIATIPTMVAAFQLMRKGNDPVKPRDDLDYSANFLYMLHEKEPDALAAKIFDICLILHVEHTMNASTFSARVTASTLTDPYAVVASAVGTLGGPLHGGANEEVIQMLEEIGSVENVRPYVEERLQNKQKLMGFGHRVYKVKDPRAIILQELAEQLFDKFGGDKYYEIAQEMERVVEEKLGHKGIYPNVDFYSGLVYRKMGIPTDLFTPIFAIARVAGWLAHWKEQLAENRIFRPTQVYNGKHDVPYTPLDQR comes from the coding sequence ATGATGGTGTGCGAATACAAGCCTGGATTAGAAGGCATTCCCGCAGCCCAATCGAGTATCAGCTACGTGGATGGGCAGAAGGGAATACTAGAATATCGTGGCATCCGGATTGAGGAATTAGCAGCCAAAAGTACCTTTCTCGAAACTGCTTATCTCCTGATCTGGGGTGAATTGCCAAGTAAAGAAGAACTCAAAGCATTTGAGGATGAAGTTCTCCACCACAGGCGGATTAAATACCGCATTCGGGACATGATGAAATGCTTCCCGGAAAGCGGTCATCCAATGGATGCTCTGCAAGCCTCGGCTGCGGCTTTAGGCTTGTTTTACTCCCTGCGCGATTTACATAACCCTGCCTACATTCGGGATTCAGTTGTGCGCTTGATAGCAACTATCCCCACAATGGTGGCAGCATTCCAGTTGATGCGTAAGGGTAATGACCCTGTAAAGCCCCGTGATGACCTAGATTATTCCGCCAATTTTCTCTACATGCTCCACGAGAAAGAACCGGATGCTTTAGCAGCAAAAATCTTTGACATCTGCTTAATTCTGCACGTTGAGCATACAATGAATGCTTCGACCTTTAGTGCTAGAGTAACAGCTTCTACCTTGACTGACCCTTATGCTGTAGTAGCTAGTGCTGTAGGTACCTTGGGCGGCCCTTTACACGGTGGAGCCAACGAAGAAGTAATTCAGATGTTGGAAGAAATCGGCTCAGTCGAAAACGTCCGTCCTTATGTTGAGGAGCGCCTACAAAACAAACAAAAATTGATGGGTTTTGGGCATCGCGTCTACAAAGTTAAAGACCCACGCGCTATCATTCTCCAAGAGCTTGCCGAACAACTGTTTGATAAGTTTGGGGGAGATAAATACTACGAAATTGCCCAAGAAATGGAACGGGTAGTCGAGGAAAAATTGGGTCACAAAGGCATCTACCCTAATGTTGACTTTTACTCTGGTTTGGTGTATAGGAAGATGGGCATTCCTACAGACTTGTTTACACCAATATTTGCGATCGCCCGCGTTGCTGGTTGGTTAGCTCACTGGAAAGAACAACTAGCAGAAAACCGCATTTTCCGTCCTACCCAGGTTTATAACGGTAAACACGACGTTCCTTACACCCCGCTCGACCAACGTTAA
- the sixA gene encoding phosphohistidine phosphatase SixA, whose translation MELYLIRHGIAQERQAGIKDEERELTKEGRQKTEKVAQRLLKLDLQFDLIVTSPLVRARQTAEILVATGLSSQLEESSHLAPGGHLSSWLVYWLEPKNYSPNTQLALVGHEPDLSNWAEILLWGEVKGCLVLKKAGMIGVKLPEAGAVVGRSQMFWLTPPKYLL comes from the coding sequence GTGGAACTGTATCTTATTCGTCACGGCATCGCCCAAGAGAGGCAGGCTGGCATTAAAGATGAGGAAAGAGAACTCACCAAAGAAGGACGGCAAAAAACCGAGAAAGTCGCCCAGCGTTTGCTCAAGCTGGATTTGCAGTTTGACTTGATAGTAACCAGTCCTTTAGTCCGCGCTCGTCAAACAGCAGAAATTCTTGTCGCCACCGGACTCAGTTCACAGTTAGAAGAATCTTCTCACCTCGCGCCTGGTGGTCATCTTTCCAGTTGGTTAGTTTACTGGTTAGAACCGAAAAATTATTCGCCAAATACCCAACTTGCCTTGGTTGGTCATGAACCTGATTTAAGCAACTGGGCAGAAATTCTCCTTTGGGGAGAGGTCAAAGGCTGCTTAGTCTTGAAAAAAGCAGGTATGATCGGAGTAAAACTGCCAGAAGCAGGAGCTGTTGTGGGTCGTAGTCAAATGTTCTGGTTGACACCACCCAAGTACTTGCTATAA
- a CDS encoding leucine-rich repeat domain-containing protein, producing MVRDEAYREAEQRIEQARREDAVELDLSNMGLTEVPEAIANLTQLQTLNLSNNQLTELSEAIALYHPQETQKIIITTP from the coding sequence ATGGTGAGAGATGAGGCTTACAGGGAAGCAGAACAGCGCATTGAACAAGCACGGCGAGAAGATGCTGTAGAACTTGACCTCAGCAATATGGGGCTTACTGAAGTACCAGAGGCGATCGCAAATCTTACTCAGTTACAAACACTGAACTTATCCAATAACCAACTGACAGAACTATCAGAGGCGATCGCACTTTATCATCCTCAAGAAACGCAGAAAATAATCATTACAACTCCTTAA
- a CDS encoding ABC transporter ATP-binding protein has translation MRETVLEVRNLQVEFSSDDNSLKAVDGISFELHRGETLGIVGESGSGKSVTSLAVMGLLQTPGRVSGGEIWFRQQPEAKPINLVELPPEQMQLHRGGDLAMIFQEPMSSLNPVYTIGFQLTEAIMRHQNVSITEARQIAIAGLQEVKLLPSDELIKQQYLETWPQTNPHTPTPDDYKLAQLVKQHKEAILDRYPHQLSGGQLQRVMIAMAISCNPLLLIADEPTTALDVTVQATIIDLLGELQQTREMALIFITHDLGLISEIADKVGVMYKGKIVEYGAAADIFSNPQHPYTKGLVACRPTLNRRPHKLLTVADYMSVEETVNGDLLIQAKEPPQPPEVTPEEINTRLINLEEKPPLLQIRNLKVGFPVRGVFGGTKRYNMAVNDVSFDVKPGETLGLVGESGCGKTTLGRTLLRLIEPISGEIIFDGQNITKLKGEALQRLRREMQIVFQNPFSALDPRIKVGDAIMEPLLIHAVGKTVKQRRDRVAELLERVGLSPDAMNRYPHQFSGGQRQRICIARSLALNPRFIICDESVSALDVSVQAQVLNLLKELQDEFQLTYIFISHDLSVVKFMSDRILVMNRGQIVEQGTAESIYREPKQAYTQKLIASIPTGSPERIRTRQVGTM, from the coding sequence ATGAGAGAAACAGTCCTAGAGGTTCGCAATCTCCAAGTTGAATTTTCCAGTGATGACAACAGTCTCAAAGCTGTAGATGGAATTTCTTTTGAACTACATCGGGGGGAAACTCTAGGAATTGTAGGAGAATCGGGAAGTGGCAAATCTGTAACTTCCCTTGCGGTTATGGGGTTGTTACAAACTCCCGGTAGAGTGAGTGGTGGAGAAATTTGGTTTCGTCAGCAGCCAGAAGCCAAGCCGATTAATTTAGTCGAGTTACCGCCAGAACAAATGCAGCTACACCGTGGCGGTGACTTGGCGATGATTTTCCAAGAACCGATGAGTTCGCTGAACCCAGTTTATACGATTGGGTTTCAGCTAACGGAAGCGATTATGCGCCATCAAAATGTTTCGATAACTGAAGCTAGACAAATTGCGATCGCAGGTTTACAAGAAGTTAAACTTCTGCCTAGCGATGAACTCATCAAACAACAATATCTCGAAACTTGGCCGCAGACTAACCCCCATACACCCACACCAGATGATTACAAACTGGCGCAGTTGGTAAAACAGCATAAAGAAGCCATCTTAGACCGTTACCCCCATCAACTTTCCGGCGGACAGTTGCAACGGGTGATGATTGCAATGGCAATTTCTTGTAACCCCTTGCTGTTAATTGCAGATGAACCAACCACCGCCTTAGATGTGACGGTGCAAGCTACAATTATTGATTTGTTGGGAGAATTGCAACAAACCCGCGAGATGGCGTTGATTTTCATCACCCACGACTTGGGATTAATCTCGGAAATTGCCGATAAAGTTGGGGTGATGTATAAGGGTAAAATTGTGGAATATGGTGCAGCCGCAGATATCTTTAGTAATCCACAACATCCATATACCAAAGGATTAGTCGCTTGTCGCCCCACCCTTAACCGTCGTCCTCACAAACTACTGACGGTTGCAGATTATATGAGTGTGGAGGAAACAGTCAACGGAGATTTGTTAATTCAGGCGAAGGAACCACCACAGCCGCCAGAAGTCACACCCGAAGAAATTAATACTCGATTGATCAATCTAGAAGAAAAACCACCTTTATTACAAATCCGCAATTTGAAAGTGGGTTTCCCGGTAAGGGGTGTTTTTGGTGGAACAAAACGCTACAACATGGCGGTAAATGATGTTTCTTTTGATGTCAAACCAGGGGAAACTTTAGGCTTAGTGGGTGAGTCTGGTTGCGGGAAAACAACTCTTGGTCGGACTTTGTTGCGATTAATTGAACCGATCAGTGGTGAGATTATTTTTGATGGGCAGAATATCACCAAGTTGAAGGGTGAAGCATTGCAGAGACTCCGACGGGAAATGCAAATTGTCTTTCAAAACCCCTTTAGCGCCCTTGACCCCCGGATAAAAGTTGGCGACGCAATTATGGAACCGTTGTTAATTCACGCTGTGGGTAAGACAGTGAAACAACGGCGCGACAGAGTGGCGGAATTGTTAGAAAGGGTGGGTTTGAGTCCAGATGCAATGAACCGCTATCCACATCAGTTTTCCGGTGGTCAGCGTCAACGGATTTGTATTGCCCGTTCTTTGGCTTTAAATCCAAGATTTATTATTTGTGATGAATCAGTTTCGGCGCTAGATGTATCGGTACAAGCGCAAGTATTGAATTTGTTGAAAGAATTGCAAGATGAATTTCAACTGACTTATATCTTTATTTCCCATGATTTAAGTGTAGTGAAATTTATGAGCGATCGCATTTTAGTTATGAATCGCGGTCAAATTGTCGAACAAGGCACAGCCGAAAGCATCTACCGCGAACCAAAACAAGCATATACACAAAAGTTAATTGCTTCCATTCCTACAGGTAGCCCAGAACGCATACGCACTCGGCAAGTGGGAACTATGTAA
- a CDS encoding HEAT repeat domain-containing protein, with product MNLQEVKYQFPEAAGDIEILENLGFTSRSTSWIATLDIEQAQTACWLLGRVGNEQDADVLIRILSSQRSELWMQAGTSLSLIATEKHLKSLLSILSTSSDPIQRNSVVYALAFLSNCEVNQEVMSVLTEVAANTSEAAFIRAQALEGIGNKLSQDLPANLYQQAVNVIIQGLDDAEAEVRFWSCFAVGALNIQETLPKLQLLAQTDKTIVPGWWSVGEEAEDSITLMNGGEPPLREPYNSPIH from the coding sequence ATGAATCTTCAAGAAGTCAAGTATCAATTTCCAGAAGCGGCGGGTGACATTGAAATACTCGAAAACCTAGGTTTTACTTCCCGTAGTACTAGTTGGATTGCTACCCTTGACATTGAACAAGCACAAACAGCTTGTTGGTTACTAGGAAGAGTAGGTAATGAACAAGATGCTGATGTCCTGATTCGTATTTTGTCTAGTCAACGTTCTGAATTATGGATGCAGGCGGGAACATCCCTGAGTTTAATAGCAACTGAAAAACACCTCAAATCTTTATTGTCGATTTTATCCACTAGTTCTGATCCTATACAACGAAATAGTGTGGTGTATGCGCTGGCTTTTCTGTCAAATTGCGAAGTCAATCAAGAAGTGATGAGTGTGCTGACCGAAGTAGCCGCTAACACATCTGAGGCTGCTTTTATTAGAGCGCAAGCATTAGAAGGAATTGGTAATAAACTCTCTCAAGACTTACCAGCAAATCTATATCAGCAAGCAGTGAATGTCATTATTCAAGGTTTAGATGATGCTGAAGCTGAAGTGAGATTTTGGTCATGTTTTGCTGTTGGTGCGCTCAACATCCAGGAGACATTACCCAAGCTGCAACTATTGGCACAGACTGATAAAACAATCGTACCAGGGTGGTGGTCTGTGGGTGAAGAAGCCGAAGATTCCATCACTCTGATGAATGGAGGCGAACCACCACTGCGTGAACCGTACAATTCGCCTATTCATTGA
- a CDS encoding Uma2 family endonuclease, which produces MTIAINQLTQQQPLSFDEFLAHYGDNNRYELIDGEVFDLEPTGLHEEIAAFITTKICVQIDAKNLPWFVLQRGLLRPSNTGMTAFRPDVAVVDRNQLTQEPLWSDQSILTLGSSLKFVAEVVSSNWQNDYARKLEDYAVLGIPEYWIADYAGLGGTRHIGKPKQPTLSICTLVNEEYEIQQFRGYQTIVSLTFPDLKLTAEQILRAGR; this is translated from the coding sequence ATGACGATCGCAATCAACCAACTCACCCAACAGCAACCACTCAGCTTTGACGAATTTCTCGCCCATTATGGCGACAACAACCGCTATGAACTGATTGATGGAGAAGTATTCGACTTGGAACCAACAGGCTTACATGAAGAAATTGCAGCCTTCATTACTACCAAGATATGTGTCCAAATCGATGCAAAAAACTTACCTTGGTTTGTCCTGCAACGAGGACTATTACGCCCTTCCAACACAGGTATGACAGCATTTCGTCCTGATGTTGCAGTTGTTGATCGCAATCAACTTACGCAAGAACCACTGTGGTCTGATCAATCAATTTTAACCCTAGGTAGTTCGCTAAAATTTGTCGCAGAAGTTGTTAGTAGCAACTGGCAAAATGATTATGCCCGTAAGCTTGAAGATTACGCAGTTTTAGGCATTCCCGAATATTGGATTGCAGACTACGCAGGTTTAGGTGGTACTCGACACATTGGCAAGCCCAAACAACCAACCTTATCTATTTGTACTCTAGTGAATGAAGAATATGAAATTCAGCAGTTTCGAGGTTATCAAACCATCGTTTCTCTAACATTTCCAGATTTAAAACTAACAGCTGAACAAATATTGCGGGCTGGGAGGTAA
- a CDS encoding DUF411 domain-containing protein: MSKFLHILLGIIVIAVVSITSNSASAIAASIWDNETESYSGSQEIIVYRSPSCSCCGDWIEHVKKHGFKIKQDIKTDEIEAIKQKYNLPSEFASCHTAIIDGYVMEGHVPADDIKRFLKQKPQLAGLAVPAMPVGTPGMEMGDTKQPFSVVAFNKNGELQVFNRYESY, encoded by the coding sequence ATGAGTAAATTCTTACATATCTTACTAGGCATAATCGTTATTGCTGTAGTTAGTATAACTAGTAATTCGGCATCGGCGATCGCAGCTAGTATTTGGGACAACGAAACAGAATCTTATTCAGGTAGCCAAGAAATCATAGTTTATCGTAGCCCTAGCTGTAGCTGTTGTGGAGATTGGATAGAACACGTAAAAAAACATGGTTTTAAAATCAAGCAAGACATCAAAACCGACGAAATAGAAGCAATTAAGCAAAAATATAATTTACCTTCAGAATTCGCATCCTGTCACACCGCAATTATTGACGGTTATGTGATGGAAGGTCATGTTCCCGCCGATGACATCAAGCGTTTTCTCAAGCAAAAACCCCAACTGGCAGGTTTAGCCGTTCCAGCCATGCCTGTAGGCACACCAGGAATGGAAATGGGAGATACCAAACAGCCATTTTCTGTAGTTGCCTTTAATAAAAACGGCGAACTACAAGTATTTAATAGATATGAATCTTATTAA
- a CDS encoding AAA family ATPase, with protein sequence MEFDYFSGNESTSNNNKQQNLLTSGWRPLQRDLDWEFLWQLAQNDTKEFAQKTFNLASTFSEVLGRNNFTWWANLFAVASENTRYEVEKFWNYITPDPQSPDHRYKDVLSTETPILQFVSRNSIPIDYVLNRLQEITVIRVLQILGRPTIITQYYSERDFYFPVEKFVSWERLDVVNTVNAYWEMYDVWLQIEPYDRGRRQYTLMARDLAPLINKATYDLAVMLSGYQSRVGKVHSQYPIRTFPADIQSFTDSLQQAVLNQNQLAVVVHGEPGTGKTAWTQAVAKEILMPLGFVIFILDHDAIANFVPPTYLERICIIINEADNLAQNRASEIAQSNNKTEHILSLLDGTLYQSVIDESGLQMKQRLVVLMTCNTTERLDPAMLRKGRVDLIAEFTQRFV encoded by the coding sequence ATGGAATTTGATTATTTTAGTGGTAACGAAAGCACATCCAATAACAATAAACAGCAAAACTTACTCACTAGTGGTTGGCGACCATTACAAAGGGATTTAGATTGGGAATTTCTATGGCAACTAGCGCAGAATGATACTAAGGAATTTGCCCAAAAAACTTTTAATTTAGCCAGTACATTCAGTGAAGTTTTGGGGAGAAATAATTTTACTTGGTGGGCAAACTTATTTGCTGTCGCCTCAGAAAATACTCGTTATGAAGTAGAAAAGTTTTGGAACTATATTACACCAGATCCCCAATCACCAGACCATCGTTATAAAGATGTTTTGAGTACAGAAACACCAATATTACAATTTGTGAGCCGTAACAGTATACCTATTGATTATGTTTTGAATCGCTTACAGGAAATTACTGTTATCAGAGTCTTACAAATATTAGGCAGACCCACGATAATCACTCAATATTACTCTGAGCGAGATTTTTATTTTCCTGTGGAAAAATTTGTCAGTTGGGAACGTTTAGATGTTGTCAATACTGTCAATGCTTATTGGGAAATGTATGATGTTTGGCTGCAAATTGAACCCTATGATCGCGGCAGGCGGCAGTATACTTTAATGGCTAGAGATTTAGCACCATTAATTAACAAAGCCACCTACGATTTAGCGGTGATGTTAAGTGGTTATCAAAGTCGTGTGGGTAAAGTTCACAGCCAATACCCTATTCGCACATTTCCCGCCGATATTCAAAGCTTTACGGATAGCTTACAGCAAGCAGTTCTCAATCAAAATCAGTTAGCGGTGGTGGTACATGGCGAACCAGGTACAGGTAAAACCGCCTGGACACAAGCCGTAGCCAAAGAAATTCTTATGCCTTTAGGGTTTGTGATCTTTATTTTGGATCATGATGCGATCGCTAATTTTGTCCCGCCAACTTACTTAGAACGGATTTGTATTATTATTAACGAAGCCGATAACTTAGCCCAAAATCGTGCTTCGGAAATTGCCCAATCTAATAACAAAACTGAACATATTTTAAGTTTGTTGGATGGCACTTTATACCAAAGCGTCATTGATGAATCTGGGCTGCAAATGAAGCAGAGGTTAGTAGTATTGATGACTTGCAACACCACAGAAAGATTAGACCCCGCCATGTTACGTAAAGGAAGAGTAGATTTAATTGCGGAATTTACACAGCGGTTTGTTTAA